A stretch of Bordetella genomosp. 13 DNA encodes these proteins:
- a CDS encoding type II toxin-antitoxin system VapC family toxin: MYLIDTNVISEARKGRRAHPGVRAFFRETAAADTPLYLSAITVGELRRGVDLLRHRGDDQQADRLDQWLTALLDQFARQVLPVDHDVAVIWGRLRVPHPEHALDKLIAATALIHDLTVVTRNTSDYSGLGIRLRNPFDD; encoded by the coding sequence ATGTATTTGATTGACACCAACGTCATCAGCGAGGCCCGGAAAGGAAGGCGTGCCCATCCGGGCGTACGGGCGTTCTTCCGCGAGACCGCGGCGGCGGATACCCCGCTATACCTGTCCGCCATCACGGTCGGCGAATTGCGCCGCGGCGTCGACCTATTGCGCCACCGTGGCGACGACCAGCAGGCCGACCGCCTGGACCAATGGCTGACGGCGCTGCTCGATCAGTTCGCCCGACAGGTACTTCCCGTGGACCATGACGTCGCGGTGATATGGGGCCGGCTGCGCGTACCCCATCCCGAACACGCGTTGGACAAGCTTATCGCCGCCACCGCGCTGATTCACGACCTTACCGTTGTCACGCGCAACACCAGCGACTATTCCGGCCTGGGCATCCGACTGCGCAATCCGTTCGACGATTGA
- a CDS encoding sulfite exporter TauE/SafE family protein encodes MDSVYVAVVAGAVLAGFVQGLSGFGFSLVSMSLWAWTVDPQLAAVLAVFGGLTGQVIAAVSMRRGFDARLLWPFLAGGLVGIPAGVAILPMLEVHVFKAALGVLLAVWCPVMLLSRHLPAIRAGGAAANGVVGLIGGVMGGLGGFTGVIPTLWCTLRRFDKDVQRNIIQNFNLATLAFTMLGYVVSGAVTREMLPMFAVVAPAMLVPTLIGARLYLGISDAAFRRIVLTMLTLSGVALLASSIPTFFAG; translated from the coding sequence ATGGATTCGGTCTATGTGGCAGTGGTGGCGGGCGCCGTCCTGGCGGGTTTCGTGCAGGGCTTGTCGGGCTTCGGGTTCAGCCTGGTATCCATGTCGTTGTGGGCATGGACGGTAGACCCGCAGTTGGCCGCCGTACTGGCGGTGTTCGGCGGGCTGACCGGCCAGGTCATCGCGGCCGTGTCCATGCGGCGCGGCTTCGATGCGCGCCTGCTGTGGCCCTTTCTGGCGGGCGGGCTGGTGGGCATTCCGGCGGGGGTGGCGATATTGCCCATGCTCGAGGTGCATGTCTTCAAGGCCGCGCTGGGCGTGCTGCTGGCCGTGTGGTGTCCCGTCATGCTGTTGTCGCGCCACCTGCCCGCGATCAGGGCGGGCGGGGCTGCGGCCAACGGCGTGGTGGGCCTGATCGGCGGCGTCATGGGAGGACTGGGCGGGTTCACCGGTGTGATTCCCACGTTGTGGTGCACCCTGCGCCGCTTCGACAAGGACGTGCAGCGCAACATCATCCAGAACTTCAACCTGGCGACGCTGGCCTTCACCATGCTGGGCTATGTGGTGTCGGGCGCGGTCACGCGCGAGATGCTGCCCATGTTCGCCGTGGTGGCCCCCGCCATGCTGGTACCCACCTTGATAGGCGCGCGGCTGTATCTGGGCATCAGCGACGCGGCGTTCCGCCGCATCGTGCTGACCATGCTGACCTTGTCGGGCGTGGCGCTGCTGGCATCTTCGATTCCGACTTTCTTCGCCGGCTGA
- the boxA gene encoding benzoyl-CoA 2,3-epoxidase subunit BoxA, producing the protein MNAPLPPQVLKQHLIDPEICIRCNTCEETCPIDAITHDGRNYVVDPAICNGCMACVPPCPTGSIDNWRMVLREQAYTLDEQFGWDELPGEKPLPADGAVADAAADYAVAGAAAADQQAATAEAAAMLAEPAVAYVAPGSTVPPWSAAHPYVNLYTHKTPITATVVGNYRVTDDDTDSDIHHIVLDFGKLPFPVLEGQSIGILPPGADAQGRAHHARQYSLASPRDGERPGYNNLSLTVKRVTETHEGQPFQGVCSNYLCDLAKGDRVQVIGPFGNTFLMPNHPRANLVMICTGTGAAPMRAMTEHCRRRLEQGVNGKLMLFFGARTQRELPYFGPLMKLPKDFIDINLALSRETGQPKRYVQDAIRERAADMAALLADEETYLYVCGLKGMEAGVLHALREVVEQAGRQWEPLHAELRTQGRLHLETY; encoded by the coding sequence ATGAACGCGCCCCTGCCGCCGCAAGTTCTCAAGCAGCACCTGATCGACCCCGAGATCTGCATACGCTGCAATACGTGCGAAGAAACCTGCCCGATCGATGCCATCACGCATGACGGGCGCAATTACGTGGTGGACCCCGCCATCTGCAATGGCTGCATGGCCTGCGTGCCGCCGTGTCCCACGGGCTCCATCGACAATTGGCGCATGGTGCTGCGCGAGCAGGCCTATACGCTGGACGAGCAGTTCGGCTGGGACGAGCTGCCGGGCGAGAAACCGTTGCCCGCCGACGGCGCCGTGGCCGACGCGGCGGCGGACTACGCCGTGGCGGGTGCGGCAGCGGCCGATCAACAAGCCGCCACGGCCGAAGCGGCCGCGATGCTGGCCGAGCCCGCCGTGGCCTATGTCGCGCCCGGATCCACCGTGCCGCCCTGGTCGGCTGCGCATCCCTACGTCAACCTGTACACCCACAAGACCCCCATCACCGCCACCGTGGTGGGCAACTACCGCGTCACCGACGACGATACCGACAGCGACATCCATCACATCGTGCTGGATTTCGGCAAGCTGCCGTTCCCGGTGCTCGAGGGCCAGTCCATCGGCATCCTGCCGCCGGGCGCCGATGCGCAGGGCCGCGCGCATCATGCACGCCAATACTCGCTGGCCAGCCCGCGCGATGGCGAACGGCCCGGCTACAACAACCTGTCGCTGACGGTGAAGCGCGTCACCGAAACCCATGAGGGCCAGCCGTTCCAGGGCGTGTGTTCGAACTATCTGTGCGACCTGGCCAAGGGCGATCGCGTGCAGGTCATCGGCCCGTTCGGCAATACCTTTCTCATGCCGAATCACCCGCGCGCCAACCTGGTGATGATCTGTACCGGCACCGGCGCCGCGCCCATGCGGGCCATGACCGAGCATTGCCGGCGCCGGCTCGAACAAGGCGTGAACGGCAAGCTGATGCTGTTCTTCGGCGCGCGCACCCAGCGCGAACTGCCGTATTTCGGGCCGTTGATGAAGCTGCCCAAGGACTTCATCGACATCAACCTCGCGCTGTCGCGCGAGACCGGCCAGCCCAAGCGCTACGTGCAGGACGCCATCCGCGAGCGGGCCGCCGACATGGCGGCGCTGCTGGCCGACGAGGAAACCTATCTGTATGTGTGCGGCCTGAAAGGCATGGAGGCGGGCGTGCTGCACGCGCTGCGCGAGGTCGTCGAGCAGGCGGGCCGCCAATGGGAACCGCTGCATGCCGAGCTGCGCACGCAGGGGCGGCTGCACCTTGAGACCTATTGA
- the boxB gene encoding benzoyl-CoA 2,3-epoxidase subunit BoxB, with protein MSGINYSEKIPNNVNLSSDRTLQRALEHWQPNYLKWWQDMGPDGSHDFDVYLRTAVSVEPDGWAHFDHVKMPDYRWGIFLAPQDGQRKIHFGENIGRDVWQDVPGEHRANLRRIIVTQGDTEPASIEQQRHLGLTAPSQYDLRNLFQINVEEGRHLWAMVYLLHRYFGRDGREEADALLQRTSGDADNPRILGAFNEKTPDWLAFYMFTYFTDRDGKFQLCALAESGFDPLARTTKFMLTEEAHHMFVGESGVSRVIQRTCQVMNELKTDDPAAVRAAGVIDLPTIQRYLNFHYSVTIDLFGADQSSNAAIFYSAGLKGRYEEGKRTDDHQLKNDTYRILSVDGGRLGEIEVPMLNALNEVLRDDFIRDSMAGVGRWNKVIEKAGIPFRLSVPHKAFNRQIGTLAGLRVSPEGDVLTEEQWKANVDKWLPTPEDRAFVASLMGRVDQPGKFANWIAPPVMGVNRQPVDFQYVRFN; from the coding sequence ATGTCCGGCATCAACTACAGCGAGAAGATACCCAACAACGTCAACCTGTCCAGCGATCGCACGCTGCAACGCGCGCTGGAGCACTGGCAGCCCAACTACCTCAAGTGGTGGCAGGACATGGGGCCCGATGGCTCGCACGACTTCGACGTGTACCTGCGCACCGCGGTCAGCGTCGAGCCCGACGGCTGGGCGCATTTCGACCACGTGAAGATGCCCGACTATCGCTGGGGAATCTTCCTTGCTCCGCAGGACGGCCAGCGCAAGATCCACTTCGGCGAGAACATCGGCCGCGATGTCTGGCAGGATGTGCCCGGCGAACATCGCGCCAACCTGCGCCGCATCATCGTCACGCAGGGCGATACCGAACCCGCGTCGATCGAGCAGCAGCGCCACCTGGGCCTGACGGCGCCGTCGCAGTACGACCTGCGCAACCTCTTCCAGATCAACGTCGAGGAAGGCCGCCACCTGTGGGCCATGGTGTACCTGCTGCACCGCTACTTCGGGCGCGACGGCCGCGAAGAGGCCGATGCGCTGCTGCAGCGCACCTCGGGGGATGCCGACAACCCGCGCATCCTGGGCGCGTTCAACGAGAAAACGCCCGACTGGCTGGCCTTTTACATGTTCACGTACTTCACCGATCGCGACGGCAAGTTCCAGCTGTGCGCGCTGGCCGAGTCGGGATTCGACCCGCTGGCCCGCACGACCAAGTTCATGCTGACCGAAGAGGCGCACCACATGTTCGTGGGCGAGTCGGGCGTGTCTCGGGTCATCCAGCGCACCTGCCAGGTGATGAATGAGCTGAAGACCGACGACCCCGCCGCGGTGCGCGCGGCCGGCGTCATCGACCTGCCCACCATCCAGCGCTATCTCAACTTTCATTACAGCGTCACCATCGACCTGTTCGGCGCCGACCAGTCGTCCAACGCCGCCATCTTCTACAGCGCCGGCCTGAAAGGCCGCTACGAAGAAGGCAAGCGCACCGACGACCACCAGCTGAAGAACGACACCTATCGCATCCTGTCGGTGGACGGCGGACGCCTGGGCGAGATCGAGGTGCCGATGCTGAACGCGCTGAACGAGGTGCTGCGCGACGACTTCATCCGCGATTCCATGGCCGGAGTGGGGCGCTGGAACAAGGTCATCGAGAAGGCCGGCATTCCGTTCCGGCTGTCGGTGCCGCACAAGGCCTTCAACCGCCAGATCGGCACCCTGGCCGGCCTGCGCGTGTCGCCCGAAGGCGACGTGCTGACCGAAGAACAATGGAAGGCCAACGTCGACAAGTGGCTGCCCACGCCCGAAGACCGCGCCTTCGTGGCTTCGCTGATGGGCCGCGTCGACCAGCCAGGCAAGTTCGCCAACTGGATCGCGCCGCCCGTCATGGGCGTGAACCGCCAGCCCGTCGACTTCCAGTACGTCCGTTTCAACTGA
- the boxC gene encoding 2,3-epoxybenzoyl-CoA dihydrolase, whose protein sequence is MNSNAAPVEFRTAPDQYRHWRLSVDGPIATLAMDVAEDGGLRPGYKLKLNSYDLGVDIELHDALQRIRFEHPSVRTVVVTSMKERVFCSGANIFMLGLSSHAWKVNFCKFTNETRNGIEDSSRHSGLKFVAALNGACAGGGYELALACDEILLVDDRSSAVALPEVPLLGVLPGTGGLTRVTDKRRVRHDHADIFCTLVEGVRGERAKAWRLVDDVIKPAQFEAAVKARALELAEGSRRPAQAQGVALTRLERTDSADGIAYRYVDVRIDREKRLATWTVRAPQADLPTGIDAIVAAGAGWWPLQMARELDDAILYMRTNELDIGTWLLKTEGDAQAVLAADAALQEHAGHWFVNETAGMLRRTLARLDVTSRSLFACIEPGSCFAGTLFELALAADRIYMLDDGQGQSPACIQLNERNFGAYPMVSGQSRLQRRFHQEAEPLEAVRRSTGQPLSPSQAEQLGLVTFAPDEIDWDDELRMALEERRALSPDALTGLEANLRFGAAETMETRIFGRLTAWQNWIFNRPNAAGEKGALKLYGKGEQAAFDWNRV, encoded by the coding sequence ATGAACAGCAATGCCGCGCCGGTCGAGTTCCGCACCGCCCCGGATCAATACCGCCATTGGCGCCTCAGCGTCGATGGCCCCATCGCCACCCTGGCCATGGACGTGGCCGAAGACGGCGGGCTGCGGCCGGGCTACAAGCTGAAGCTCAATTCCTACGACCTGGGCGTGGACATCGAACTGCACGACGCCTTGCAGCGCATCCGCTTCGAGCATCCCTCGGTGCGCACCGTCGTGGTCACCAGCATGAAGGAACGCGTCTTCTGCTCGGGCGCCAACATCTTCATGCTGGGCCTGTCCTCGCATGCCTGGAAGGTGAACTTCTGCAAATTCACCAACGAAACGCGCAACGGCATCGAAGATTCCAGCCGTCATAGCGGCCTGAAGTTCGTGGCGGCGCTCAACGGCGCCTGCGCGGGCGGCGGTTATGAACTGGCGCTGGCCTGCGACGAGATCCTGCTGGTGGACGACCGTTCGTCGGCCGTCGCGCTGCCCGAGGTGCCGCTGCTGGGCGTATTGCCGGGCACGGGCGGGCTGACGCGGGTTACCGACAAGCGCCGCGTGCGGCACGACCATGCCGACATCTTCTGCACGCTGGTGGAGGGCGTGCGCGGCGAGCGCGCCAAGGCCTGGCGCCTGGTCGACGACGTCATCAAGCCGGCCCAGTTCGAAGCCGCCGTCAAGGCGCGCGCGCTCGAATTGGCCGAAGGCAGCCGCCGCCCGGCACAGGCGCAGGGCGTGGCGCTCACGCGCCTGGAACGCACCGATTCCGCCGACGGCATCGCGTACCGCTATGTCGACGTGCGCATCGACCGCGAAAAGCGCCTGGCCACCTGGACCGTGCGCGCGCCGCAGGCGGACCTGCCCACGGGCATCGACGCCATCGTGGCCGCGGGCGCGGGCTGGTGGCCGCTGCAAATGGCGCGCGAACTGGACGACGCCATCCTCTACATGCGCACCAACGAACTGGACATCGGCACCTGGCTGCTCAAGACCGAAGGCGATGCGCAGGCCGTGCTGGCCGCCGACGCCGCGCTGCAGGAACATGCCGGCCACTGGTTCGTGAACGAAACGGCCGGCATGCTGCGCCGCACGCTGGCGCGTCTGGACGTCACTTCACGTTCGCTGTTCGCGTGCATCGAGCCGGGTTCCTGCTTCGCCGGCACGCTGTTCGAGCTGGCCCTGGCCGCCGACCGCATCTACATGCTGGACGACGGCCAGGGGCAGTCGCCGGCCTGCATCCAGCTGAACGAGCGCAACTTCGGCGCCTATCCCATGGTCAGCGGGCAAAGCCGCCTGCAGCGCCGCTTCCACCAAGAGGCCGAGCCGCTGGAGGCCGTGCGCCGCAGCACGGGCCAGCCGCTGTCGCCGTCGCAGGCCGAGCAGCTTGGGCTGGTCACCTTCGCGCCCGACGAGATCGACTGGGACGACGAACTGCGCATGGCGCTCGAAGAGCGCCGCGCGCTGTCACCCGATGCGCTGACTGGTCTCGAGGCCAACCTGCGCTTCGGTGCCGCCGAAACCATGGAGACCCGCATCTTCGGCCGGCTGACCGCCTGGCAGAACTGGATTTTCAACCGGCCCAACGCGGCCGGCGAGAAGGGCGCCCTGAAGCTGTACGGCAAGGGCGAGCAGGCCGCATTCGACTGGAACCGCGTCTGA
- a CDS encoding MFS transporter: MKVAGSAATPSSARPGIPRSVWALGFVSMLMDISSEMIHALLPLYMVAVLGTSVLAVGIIEGIAEATASITKVFSGALSDRLGRRKLLTVIGYGLAAVTKPVFPLATGLEWLVGARFVDRIGKGIRGAPRDALIADVTEPAMRGAAFGLRQTLDTFGAFIGPLLAIGLMWLTASHYQSIFWVAVIPAFLAVGVLAIFVREPARPPGTRVVRAPLSRRELARLGAAYWSVVAVAVIFTLARFSEAFLILRAQSAGVDAVWTPAVLVVMSLAFSLSAYPAGALSDRHGRLGMMAIGLLLLVAADLVLAFMPGLAGLGAGVVLWGLHMGFTQGLFGALIADHAPPELRGTAFGAFNLMTGVALLLASVLAGALWDKLGYQGTFLAGAVLAGAALLALPWLRRRLARP; encoded by the coding sequence ATGAAGGTCGCCGGCTCTGCGGCGACGCCGTCGTCCGCCCGTCCCGGCATCCCCCGAAGCGTCTGGGCGCTGGGCTTCGTCTCGATGCTGATGGACATCTCGTCGGAGATGATTCACGCGCTGCTGCCGCTTTACATGGTCGCGGTGCTGGGCACCTCGGTGCTGGCCGTGGGCATCATCGAAGGCATCGCGGAAGCCACCGCCTCCATTACCAAGGTGTTCTCGGGCGCCTTGAGCGACAGGCTGGGCAGGCGCAAACTGCTTACCGTCATCGGCTACGGCCTGGCGGCCGTGACCAAGCCCGTGTTTCCGCTGGCCACCGGGCTGGAGTGGCTGGTCGGGGCCCGCTTCGTCGACCGCATCGGCAAGGGCATCCGCGGCGCGCCGCGCGACGCGCTGATCGCCGACGTCACCGAACCGGCGATGCGCGGCGCCGCCTTCGGACTGCGCCAGACGCTGGACACCTTCGGCGCGTTCATCGGCCCGCTGTTGGCCATCGGGCTGATGTGGCTGACGGCCAGCCACTACCAATCCATCTTCTGGGTCGCGGTGATACCGGCCTTCCTGGCGGTGGGCGTGCTGGCGATATTCGTGCGCGAGCCCGCCCGGCCGCCCGGCACACGCGTCGTGCGCGCGCCCCTGTCCCGCCGCGAGCTGGCGCGCCTGGGCGCCGCGTATTGGTCGGTGGTGGCCGTGGCGGTCATCTTCACGCTGGCGCGTTTCAGCGAGGCCTTCCTGATCCTACGGGCGCAGTCGGCCGGCGTGGATGCCGTCTGGACCCCGGCGGTGCTGGTGGTGATGTCCTTGGCGTTCTCGCTGTCGGCCTACCCGGCGGGCGCGCTGTCCGACCGCCACGGGCGCCTGGGCATGATGGCCATCGGCCTGTTGCTGCTGGTCGCGGCCGACCTCGTGCTGGCCTTCATGCCTGGCCTCGCCGGCCTGGGTGCGGGCGTGGTGCTGTGGGGGCTGCACATGGGCTTTACGCAGGGACTGTTCGGCGCCCTGATCGCCGATCACGCGCCGCCCGAACTGCGTGGCACGGCATTCGGCGCCTTCAATCTGATGACGGGCGTGGCGCTGCTGCTGGCCAGTGTGCTGGCCGGCGCCCTATGGGACAAGCTGGGCTATCAGGGCACCTTTCTGGCGGGCGCGGTGCTGGCCGGCGCCGCCTTGCTGGCGTTGCCGTGGCTGCGCAGGCGGCTGGCGCGGCCCTGA
- a CDS encoding helix-turn-helix transcriptional regulator, translating to MTQALDMAPSEPRREPFLVALGERVRRLRAIRGMTRKSLAQATGVSERHLANLEHGVGNASVLVLLQIARAFNCALAELVGDVTTESPEWLLIRELLSGRSESDLQRARESLTQLFGAGSQRPNRFQRIALIGLRGAGKSTLGQMLAEDLGYPFVELNREIERVAGCGILEIHNLYGPNAYRRYERRALEEAVQLYPEMVLATPGGLVSEPATYNLLLAHCYTVWLRATPEEHMSRVMAQGDFRPMSGNNEAMADLKRILAGREAFYAKADLTWPTSNLDLQECFAGLRTQVRKAGGLPL from the coding sequence ATGACTCAAGCGCTCGATATGGCGCCTTCCGAACCGCGGCGCGAGCCTTTCCTGGTGGCGCTGGGCGAGCGCGTGCGCCGCCTGCGCGCCATCCGCGGCATGACGCGCAAAAGCCTGGCGCAGGCCACCGGCGTGTCCGAGCGTCACCTGGCCAATCTCGAACACGGCGTGGGCAATGCCTCGGTGCTGGTGTTGCTGCAGATCGCGCGCGCGTTCAATTGCGCGCTGGCCGAACTGGTGGGCGACGTCACCACCGAATCGCCCGAATGGCTGCTGATCCGCGAACTGCTCAGCGGCCGCAGCGAATCCGACCTGCAGCGCGCGCGCGAGTCGCTGACCCAGCTGTTCGGCGCCGGCTCGCAGCGGCCCAACCGCTTCCAGCGCATCGCGCTGATCGGCCTGCGGGGCGCGGGCAAGTCCACGCTGGGCCAGATGCTGGCCGAAGACCTGGGCTATCCGTTCGTCGAGCTGAATCGCGAGATCGAGCGCGTGGCCGGTTGCGGCATCCTCGAAATCCACAACCTGTACGGCCCCAACGCCTACCGCCGCTACGAGCGGCGCGCGCTGGAAGAGGCCGTGCAGCTGTATCCCGAAATGGTGCTGGCCACACCGGGCGGGCTGGTCTCCGAGCCCGCCACCTACAACCTGCTGCTGGCGCATTGTTATACGGTGTGGCTGCGGGCCACGCCCGAGGAACACATGAGCCGCGTCATGGCGCAGGGCGACTTCCGCCCGATGTCGGGCAACAACGAAGCCATGGCGGATCTGAAGCGCATCCTGGCCGGGCGCGAGGCCTTCTATGCCAAGGCCGATCTCACGTGGCCCACCAGCAATCTCGATCTGCAGGAGTGCTTCGCCGGCCTGCGCACGCAGGTGCGCAAGGCGGGCGGGCTGCCGTTGTAG
- a CDS encoding DUF4863 family protein, which translates to MSQPGTHPDAGQPASTPEQFRALIRQVTDRIAGAPLDARLQARLNQDFGPGSAQYQDIFLACRSAIEAGWMCEREGGGVRYGRVIKPADDLAGFSVDVVDMDDLAGPHHSHPNGEIDLIMPLDAAARFDGRGAGWLVYGPGSAHRPTVTQGRALVLYLLPQGAIEFTRH; encoded by the coding sequence ATGAGCCAGCCCGGCACCCACCCCGACGCAGGCCAACCCGCCAGCACGCCGGAACAGTTCCGCGCGCTGATCCGGCAGGTCACCGATCGCATTGCCGGCGCGCCGCTGGACGCCCGGCTGCAAGCGCGGCTGAACCAGGATTTTGGGCCGGGCAGCGCGCAATACCAGGACATCTTTCTCGCCTGTCGAAGCGCCATCGAAGCCGGCTGGATGTGCGAGCGCGAAGGCGGCGGCGTCCGCTACGGCCGCGTCATCAAGCCGGCCGACGACCTGGCCGGCTTCTCGGTCGACGTGGTCGACATGGACGACCTGGCCGGCCCCCACCACTCCCATCCGAACGGCGAGATCGACCTGATCATGCCGCTGGACGCGGCCGCGCGCTTCGACGGCCGGGGCGCCGGGTGGCTGGTCTATGGGCCCGGCTCGGCGCATCGCCCCACCGTCACCCAGGGGCGCGCCCTGGTGCTGTACCTGCTGCCGCAGGGCGCCATCGAGTTCACCCGCCACTAG
- a CDS encoding 3,4-dehydroadipyl-CoA semialdehyde dehydrogenase, with translation MHTLSNYLGGRWLDGQGAGATLRDPVTGEALARASSAGLDLAAGFDHARRHGGAALRALGYAGRAAMLARLAEALQTHRDKYYDIALRNSGTVRNDSAVDIDGALYTLGYYARLGATLEGGALRLDGEQAALAKNDAYASQHVLAPVRGLALLINAFNFPAWGLWEKAAPALLSGVPIVLKPATATAWLAHEMVRDAIAADVLPPGALSVVCGGADGLLDALHPLDLLSFTGSADTAARLRAHPRLAHDGVRLNAETDSVNSAILGPDAAPGAPAFDSLVREAVREITVKSGQKCTAIRRIMVPSAHYQATAEAIAARLEEVTVGNPRNESVRMGALVSRAQFDAVQAGLAGLRADSDVLFDGGSVALVDADPAVATCMAPWLLGAPDPDAHPSAHHTEVFGPVATLLPYRDVDHAWDMARRGQGSLVVSAYSDDTGFLARTAAELADSHGRVHLVSPEAARAHTGHGNVMPQSMHGGPGRAGGGEELGGLRALGFYHRRCAVQGAPGRLRALDVSPRTD, from the coding sequence CTGCATACGCTATCCAACTACCTGGGCGGCCGCTGGCTGGACGGCCAGGGCGCGGGCGCCACCTTGCGCGATCCCGTCACCGGCGAAGCGCTGGCGCGGGCCAGCAGCGCCGGACTAGACCTCGCCGCCGGCTTCGATCATGCCCGCCGCCACGGCGGCGCGGCACTGCGAGCGTTGGGCTACGCGGGGCGCGCGGCGATGCTGGCGCGGCTGGCCGAGGCGCTGCAGACCCACCGCGACAAGTACTACGACATCGCCCTGCGCAATTCGGGCACCGTACGCAACGACTCCGCCGTGGACATCGACGGGGCCCTGTACACCCTGGGCTACTACGCCAGGCTGGGCGCGACGCTGGAAGGCGGGGCGCTGCGCCTGGACGGCGAGCAGGCAGCACTGGCCAAGAACGACGCCTATGCCTCGCAGCACGTGCTGGCGCCGGTGCGCGGACTGGCCCTGCTGATCAACGCCTTCAACTTCCCGGCCTGGGGGCTGTGGGAAAAAGCCGCCCCCGCGCTGCTGTCCGGCGTGCCCATCGTGCTGAAGCCGGCCACCGCCACCGCGTGGCTGGCGCACGAGATGGTGCGCGACGCCATTGCGGCCGACGTGCTGCCGCCCGGCGCGCTCAGCGTCGTTTGCGGCGGCGCCGACGGACTGCTCGACGCGCTGCATCCACTGGACCTGCTGTCCTTCACGGGATCGGCCGACACCGCTGCCCGGCTGCGCGCGCATCCGCGCCTGGCGCATGACGGCGTGCGGCTCAATGCCGAAACCGACAGCGTCAACAGCGCCATCCTCGGCCCCGATGCCGCCCCCGGCGCTCCCGCCTTCGACAGCCTGGTGCGAGAGGCCGTCCGCGAAATCACCGTGAAGTCGGGCCAGAAATGCACGGCCATCCGCCGCATCATGGTGCCGAGCGCCCACTACCAGGCCACCGCCGAGGCCATCGCGGCCAGGCTGGAAGAGGTCACCGTGGGCAATCCCCGCAATGAATCCGTGCGCATGGGCGCGCTGGTCAGCCGCGCGCAGTTCGACGCCGTGCAGGCCGGCCTGGCTGGCCTGCGCGCCGACAGCGACGTGCTGTTCGACGGCGGCAGCGTCGCGCTGGTCGACGCCGATCCGGCGGTGGCCACCTGCATGGCGCCGTGGCTGCTGGGCGCGCCCGACCCCGACGCCCATCCCTCCGCGCACCACACCGAGGTCTTCGGGCCCGTGGCCACGCTGCTGCCCTATCGCGATGTCGATCACGCCTGGGACATGGCCAGGCGCGGCCAGGGCTCGCTGGTGGTATCGGCCTACAGCGATGACACGGGTTTCCTGGCCCGCACCGCCGCCGAACTGGCCGACAGCCACGGCCGCGTGCATCTGGTCAGCCCCGAAGCGGCGCGCGCGCATACCGGCCATGGCAACGTGATGCCGCAGTCCATGCATGGCGGGCCCGGCCGCGCCGGCGGCGGCGAAGAGCTGGGCGGGCTGCGGGCGCTGGGCTTCTATCACCGGCGTTGCGCGGTACAGGGCGCGCCCGGGCGGCTGCGCGCGCTGGATGTCTCGCCGCGCACGGACTGA